A DNA window from Phycisphaerales bacterium contains the following coding sequences:
- a CDS encoding Hsp20/alpha crystallin family protein, translating into MLTRSFFSASPVGALAEMDRLFDSMVGARSPFWLGGNAPRARINYPALNVYEDEANVYAEAELPGLKFEDLDVSMTGSELTIRGKRQINLPEGATSLRRERLVGEFERTIELPLDIDVDSVQATLNNGVLLITMPKARSAQPRKIQIRGGGEKA; encoded by the coding sequence ATGTTGACCCGTTCTTTCTTCTCTGCTTCGCCCGTCGGCGCCTTGGCCGAGATGGACCGGCTCTTCGATTCGATGGTCGGTGCCCGCTCGCCCTTCTGGCTCGGCGGCAACGCGCCCCGCGCGCGCATCAACTATCCCGCGCTCAACGTCTACGAAGATGAAGCCAACGTCTACGCCGAGGCTGAGCTGCCGGGCCTGAAGTTCGAGGACCTCGATGTGTCGATGACCGGCAGCGAACTGACCATCCGCGGCAAGCGGCAGATCAACCTGCCCGAGGGCGCGACGTCGTTGCGGCGCGAGCGCCTCGTGGGCGAGTTCGAGCGCACCATCGAGCTGCCGCTGGACATCGACGTGGACAGCGTGCAGGCAACGCTGAACAACGGCGTGCTTCTGATCACCATGCCTAAGGCCCGCTCCGCACAGCCGCGCAAGATTCAGATCCGCGGCGGCGGCGAGAAGGCGTGA
- a CDS encoding Hsp20/alpha crystallin family protein: MNTSNQLPQGASTGNVAVRRPDTARSGAAEWSYRPNVDIIDTDAAIEVHADLPGAAGESIEVAFEQGILSIEAQVPQRQSESWKRVVTEFGVGNFHRRFQIEADIDADHIDADYSDGVLKVTLPKSRQAQRRKIPVKS; this comes from the coding sequence ATGAATACCAGCAACCAACTCCCTCAGGGCGCATCGACGGGCAATGTCGCCGTCCGCCGGCCTGACACGGCGCGCAGCGGCGCGGCCGAGTGGTCGTATCGCCCCAACGTGGACATCATCGACACCGACGCAGCGATCGAAGTGCACGCCGATCTTCCCGGCGCGGCGGGCGAGTCGATCGAAGTCGCCTTCGAGCAGGGCATCCTCTCGATCGAGGCGCAGGTGCCCCAGCGGCAGAGCGAATCGTGGAAGCGCGTCGTGACGGAGTTCGGCGTGGGCAACTTCCACCGCCGGTTCCAGATCGAGGCCGACATCGACGCCGATCACATCGACGCCGACTACAGCGACGGTGTGCTCAAGGTGACACTGCCCAAGTCGCGCCAGGCCCAGCGGCGGAAGATTCCCGTGAAGTCGTGA
- a CDS encoding tRNA-binding protein, which yields MDPVEAFEALDLRVGRITRCEPNPKARKPAYCLWLDLGPQLGQRTSSAQLTDLYQPQDLVGRLVIAAVNLGARRIAGFESQVLVLGLPDEQGRVVLLAPEREVPLGGRVY from the coding sequence ATGGACCCCGTTGAAGCCTTTGAAGCGCTCGATCTCCGCGTCGGGCGCATCACGCGCTGCGAGCCCAACCCCAAGGCGCGAAAACCTGCCTACTGCCTCTGGCTCGACCTGGGCCCGCAACTCGGCCAGCGCACGAGCAGCGCACAGCTCACCGACCTCTACCAGCCGCAGGATCTCGTCGGCCGCCTCGTCATCGCCGCGGTCAACCTGGGCGCGCGGCGCATCGCCGGGTTCGAATCACAGGTGCTCGTGCTCGGCCTGCCCGATGAGCAGGGCCGCGTCGTGCTGCTCGCGCCGGAGCGCGAAGTCCCGCTGGGCGGCCGGGTGTACTGA
- a CDS encoding site-2 protease family protein, translating to MTTWWVTDILGDDPSGYIRLLSWIFWVIFSICLHELAHGWAAIEQGDDTPRTTGHMTLNPLVHMGRMSLLMFALIGIAWGAMPVNPSRFRDGLLGDAKVSAAGPAMNLLLAVIALTILGALEAMAAGPGASEGVKAFAEQLTPFLLIGGILNIALMALNLLPIPPLDGSTILRSLVPATERIYSHQNVDRFALLALLAVFFFGGRYLFSFAASAAYWWTGLIGNLLT from the coding sequence ATGACGACGTGGTGGGTGACGGACATCCTCGGCGACGACCCGAGCGGCTACATCCGGCTCCTCAGTTGGATCTTCTGGGTCATCTTCTCCATCTGCCTGCACGAACTGGCGCACGGCTGGGCGGCGATCGAGCAGGGCGACGACACGCCGCGCACCACCGGCCACATGACTCTCAACCCGCTCGTGCACATGGGCCGCATGTCGCTGCTCATGTTCGCCCTCATCGGCATCGCGTGGGGCGCCATGCCGGTGAACCCGAGCCGCTTTCGCGACGGCCTCCTCGGCGACGCCAAAGTGTCTGCGGCGGGCCCGGCGATGAACCTCCTGCTCGCCGTCATTGCCCTCACCATTCTCGGCGCGCTTGAGGCGATGGCGGCGGGCCCCGGGGCGAGCGAGGGCGTCAAGGCGTTCGCCGAGCAGCTCACGCCGTTTCTCTTGATCGGCGGGATTCTCAATATCGCTCTGATGGCGCTGAACCTGCTGCCCATCCCGCCGCTGGACGGCTCGACGATCCTGCGCTCGCTCGTGCCGGCCACCGAGCGCATCTATTCACACCAGAACGTCGACCGCTTTGCGCTGCTGGCGCTGCTGGCGGTCTTCTTCTTCGGCGGGCGGTACCTCTTCTCCTTCGCCGCCAGCGCTGCATACTGGTGGACCGGACTCATCGGGAACCTTCTGACATGA